The following are encoded in a window of Lactobacillus panisapium genomic DNA:
- a CDS encoding PTS sugar transporter subunit IIB yields the protein MIKLVRVDHRLVHGQVAVSWFNSLDVNTIFVVNDDVAHDDFRKSAIRLAKPENSKLVMKSVDDSIKAINSGVTDKYKMLIVVESVADAFKLIKGTGDKITGLNLGGTKPRTDTKNYSKTINLTSEEADELTELQNDGVEVWIQQVPSDDKQEFHK from the coding sequence CACCGGCTGGTTCATGGTCAAGTCGCTGTTTCCTGGTTTAATAGTTTGGATGTTAATACCATTTTTGTCGTAAATGATGATGTGGCACATGATGATTTTCGTAAATCAGCGATTAGACTGGCAAAACCGGAAAATTCAAAGTTGGTTATGAAATCAGTGGATGACAGTATTAAAGCAATTAATTCTGGTGTAACTGATAAATATAAAATGCTGATCGTAGTGGAATCAGTTGCAGATGCTTTTAAACTGATTAAAGGTACTGGAGATAAGATCACCGGCTTAAACCTTGGTGGCACCAAGCCGAGAACAGATACTAAAAATTATTCCAAAACCATCAACTTGACTTCGGAAGAAGCCGATGAATTGACGGAATTACAAAATGATGGTGTTGAGGTTTGGATCCAGCAGGTTCCAAGCGATG